The nucleotide window GACTGCATGCCTCCGACCCGTACAGGGTATTGATTATGGCACCAGGTAGGTGCATGCAGCACACATAGCACACAACACCTCGCATCTCACTCGCTCTGGGTGAGCATTTCGGCGTGGTGGGCACGTGGCACACAACAGGTGCCTGGCACCAAAGCAAAGCATCCCAGACACACGTGTTCATATCCCTTGTGCCATGATAAGAGAATCAGCCTTAACTCAGGTACTGCAATGTCACTGCCACGGTCCAGCACGGAGGGTGACCGAGGAGCTCCGCAGTGGAAGCTGATGAAGGTACAGAAGACGTGGCAGTGAGAAGCTGCTGTTTATCTCCTATCACACATGGCTGCGTGACATTAACCAGCTGCAGGATTGTGTCACCAACTCTGAAGAGCCAGGAACCTGACTGAAGTGACTCCCGTGACCCTCTCCTGCTCTGTTCCCCCGGTGCCACTCTTGGGGCACTCCTGCAGGTGCCCTGCACCCCCACAGCAGAGGCTGGGACAGATCCCAGGTGCTTCCAGAGGCCAGAGAGAGATGTGAGCTGCTCCTggaagcactggagcagggcaggagcagggcctggCCCCAGCACGGCCCCTGAGATGCTAGAGGGAGAGGAACCCAAGCCCTTGGTGTGCCCCTTCCCAGACTGGCCCCAGTTCCTGACCCCCTgtgcctccctgcagcccaggcaggagcGTGCTGCCCCCGGGTACGATCAGGATGGGCTCCACCAGCCAAAATGCCCTGCCCCCAGCCACAGGTCTCTTCACTGGAGCTCCTCTGGGCAGATAATGGACTTTGCCTTCGGACTTAATCTGCtgtaaatctctctctcttaatTGCTTATCATCCGGAAACCTCGGAGGGAGCCAGGGCAGACGCTCCCCCTCATGTGATGGGctgtcctctccctccctgccatggtcctggtgctggtgcacccccagcGCCCGTGCAGCCCCAAtccacagcagcacaagctggcagggagcaggggcagcctttccatctgcttctctgcagacaCGCCTCACAAACAAAATGCCAGGAGAGTTTTACAGCCGCGCTTCCCATCAGCAGTGCCGCTGGGTTTGCCATCAGCCATTTTAATGCTGTCAGATGCCTTAGCAGATCTCGGCAGGATCTGAAAGCACTgctccccctccagccccccaggTGGGAGCACTGTGAGCAGCACACCACAAGGCTCCCCCAGGGACCCCACACCCCGGTGGCACTGCCCTCGCAGCCCCACCAAGCAGCCACAGCAGGCACTGCAAAGGTCACCCAGGGGCTAACCCGGGGCACAATTTGAGTCAAAGATTTGATTTCAGGGGGAGCTGGTCAGCATCTTTCCACTGAGAACGGCTCCTAAGGCAGAGCGAGCAGTGCTCTGTCCTCCTGCCTGCCGAAGGAGCAATCCCGTCCTGCAGAGGGAAGACGTCATGCGACGGGAAGGTTGCTAAGCGAGCGGCTCCCTCCTTGTGATGCACAACTTCATTACTCGGCTCCCTAAATGGATGTTACATACATACGACATTTGCCTTGGAGCATATGAGCATCCCAAAATAGCACGCGTTTCAGCTCTGTTTGTACGGTTTCCTGAAAATGTCCCTGTGTTTGCTGGGCTCGCCACGTGTGCTGCCCGCACAGACCCACGGGGGCACAGGGCATCGGGGGGTGCAAACACCACGAGATGCAGGTTTCCCTTCACTCTGGTCATTTCTCTCCCTGCCTTGCATCGCTGCTTTCTCTGTGTTATTCAGCACTTCTTGGTGTTGTGCTACAGGCCAAATGTTACGCACTGGGGGCAAACCCCACGGGGAGAAGCCCTCAGACTCAGCCCAGCTCAGGCGGCTCCTTCAGACGCACTGAGCCGTGCAGACACCAGGTacggcagcagctcctgcacctcATGTAAGGtacaaattaagaaataaaataaatggactGTCctgaggagagaaacaaagaaatttgtttttcattttccccctGATTTCATAAGAACTTCCCCAGCAGCTGATCTCTGCGGCGCTAACACAATCCGCTGCTATATTTTAATCCCATTACGTTGCCATGCGGCTGCTCGCAGGCCGCCTGGCCCACGAGGAACAGATGTTTCCTAATTGGCACTTCTGCTGCCCAGGAGTTTACATCACTGCGAATagtttctttgccttttgtgTTGACATTGAAAGCGAGACCCCCACCGCCGCTTCTTACAGCCTAGGATTACACAACGGCGCTGGCTGCTCGCGCCCCAGTTACCCACCTGGAGCTGCTATttgctgcacaaaagcagccGCGATAATGCCAGGTCGGGGCGCTTCGGCACAGCAGCTGGGTCAGGCAGGGGTTGCTGGCGATCGCCGGGGTTTAATTGCCGGCTGCGGTGGCCGAGGAAGCAATCCGGGCTGGCTGCCTGCCCGCAGGGAGCGGCGACGTTGTCTCCTTGCAGATGCCTTTGGGTAGAGCTGCTCGAGGCGAAGCCCCAGCtagcagcagaaggcagcacgGGGGCGTTTGGAGGGTTTCCAGCGGGGCTCCTGGCCCTGGGGCAAGTAACAGtcagagctgctctgaaaaGGGAGCCCCAGCAGGGTCCCAGCCCACCCAAAtgtgggctgggggcactgaGCGATGGCTGCTGGCCAGCCTGGGGTCATGGGCTCTCAGCACAACCCACCACACCACGCAGCACCCCTGCCCCTCAACACCAAAAGGAAGCAATTTCAGGCAAAGCCAGGCTCCCCCCCACACGCACAGCTGCAGACAggtgcctgctcctgcagccaaaCCCTGGCTTTGCCCCTTCCCCCAAAATATCCCCCCCGCCCCGGCACAGCTGCCTCTGATTTGGCCAGGGCTGGGTCGTGCACAGGATGCTCCTCACCCGTGggcacagcctgcctgctgtTCCCCAGCCCACACCTTTGGCTTTTCAGCTCAGCGGTGGCTTGGTCTCGTCCCGGGTGTTTCATAATCGAGCCTTGGGACTGCCACCCTGAGAGCCTGACTCCAGAGCGCGGGGCAGGAGCAGCGCCGCTAAATCCTCACCGCTGTTATAATCCCCTGATACATTTTAATCCCATTATGTCTCCATGTGGCTGTTTCCAATTCTGGCCTTTGAAGAAGTGATGTTTCTTAATTAGCATTTCAGCTGGACGGGACTTTTATTTGCTGGAGGAAGCCTAGGAAGCTGTAAAGCTTTCATTTCTCCCTTTTATCTCCCTCTTTGCTCTAACGCTAGGAATAAAGAGGAGCAGAACACAAGCAAATGAGCGCCCAGGGCTCTGCGCGAGAGCGCTGACCGGCTCCGGCACTGGGGGCACCAGGGGCTGGCCGGGGCATGTGTGCTGGCTGGCTGCGGGCAGGGCAAGCAGCTGCCACTTGGCCCCGGGCATTTCCCTCTCCAGAGCATGGGAAGAACCCAGGGGACCACCAGCCCCTGGCCCCGCTGTGCGCCCACGTCCCCAGGAGGGCAGTGGGAGCCGGCGTCACCTCCATGCGCACGGAGCCTcaccagcagggagggaggctggaGGAAAAACTGCAGGTGGTTTCCTTCTTGCACCagccggggcaggggcagcaccTTCTTATCCCACATGCTGAAGCTAAGTACTGAAAAATCACTAATCTGCCCTGAAAACCACAACATTTCAATAATGCATGCTGGGTTCCTTcgtatttttcctttcttccttcagcctTTGTTATTTGTGGCTGGGGTTTGTGTGCGTGCACGCAAACATGAGGCTAGAGGCTCAATGtaatttaaaggggaaaaaaaatcaaagctaagATCTCATGTAATCATGTGGTTCCAGAAGCTGgagaattaaacaaaatagtcattagaattttaaaaggacaaaaatctgTGAAACCCGCAGTACACCCCTAGAAGTTGGCAAGGCGCGCCGAATGCCCAAAGCATCCAGGCTGCAGACAAGATAAAATTCACCCCGCTATGATGGAGAACAAACATTTCATATTTCCGAGACTCTTGGTTCGTAGCCAATTATTTCCCTGCCCTTGGCACGTCTCCCAGCGCCTCAGCACAATGGGCACGGGGGGAGCCGCGCGCAGCCGCCGCCGAAGACAATGGGAAGGCAAACGAAAGGCAGTGCCGGCATGCTGGCGGTTCCACATCGCTCCTCGTTGCACTTGCCTCCTCACCGACAGGCAGCCCATCCTGCCTCGGATGAGATCCCACATGAATGCACATCTCAGGGACAGACAATGGCTGATCTCgggtggaaaaggaaaagaaaacagggaacAAGTGAGGGGACGGTGCCCCCTGTGAGGGCGCAGTCGCTTTGGTGCACCAGGCTCTGCCCTGTCTttgtggggtttggggtggtGGGGCCACTGCCTCCCCACGGCACCGCTGCAGAGAGCTCCCCAAAACACCAAATGTACCTCAGCAACCACAGGAACCGGAGGAAATGTCCGTCTGATGGAGAGGGAGCCAGCTCCCGGGGGTGGCAGTGGGTTTGCAGTCCCCCCTGCTATTCGCCTggtggagaaaaaagaaaagaaaaaaaaaaaaaaaattagtttgaCAGCCTGGAGAACAGCTTTAGCTCCAGTCTATTGGCATGGCAGCAAAACCACCCACTAGCAGGGAGAGCCGTGGGACCGCTGAAATATCACCAGCCAGCGCCGCTGACAAGCGCCTGTTGTTCTCCGGCGGCCGCCGCGCGGGTGGGCagcgggcggggagcgggcgcaggggacaggggacagcgCCTGCGGGAGGGGACGGAGGCACCCCCTCACCAGGATGGGATGGGGGTGATCTCATAAAAGGGGTCTTTTTGATAAagttcagttaaaataaaagaaagctgcGGTGCCGCAGTCCTgcccggcgcacccagcgctggcAGCGGCACGGGGAGGGCAGCGCCTGCCATCCGCACACCCCAGGCCCTATTTCCCTCGTGGTGCCTCGTGCTGCTCTGGAGCAGATGTTTCGGAGAGATGCTCAGCTCAGCAGCGGGGGTTCCCATGGTGGCAAGCCCACCAGAAGCCGAGGGAGCCTGCTGCAAAGACAAATTGCCCTCAGCCTTCAAAGGCAGCACACGCTCCCCACCTCAGCCGGGCTCCAAGTGGCAGCTCCTGCGCCTTGGTCTCCTGCCGAACCACGCAGCCTCCAGCcgcagctctgctccccccgGGCCTGGCATTTCTACGGTTACACCAGCAGGaacagaggaaggagcagggggaggaagcATCCCGGGGGAAGATGGGACCGGACAGCACAGCCCACACGGCCTCCTCCCACCCCGTGTTCCGCGCTCTGGATCCAAATTTCTGGGAAAGCTGCAAGCAGCTGAAAAGCAAGCCTCGGGTGAGGAGGACCTGCGACCTGCCACAGTGCCTGGCCCCGTGAAACTGCCCGGCTGCTggccccacagggagcaggggatggGGCACTCTGCTCCCTGCACGGCCCCTCTCCCACCAGGCCAGGACGCGGTGGGATGCGACGTTTTTTTAGCAAACACAGGTGATGGGGCCGGGGTTACCGACAAGCAACAGTGAGTCAGAACAGGAGCAACTGCAAAATAACAGAACCACTTGCTCAGCGCGTTGCACTCAGCCAGGAAAACACATCTCCTCCTACGTGAGCCCCCGCGGGAACCGCCAGCTCCGAtgcgctgctgcagctctgcagcaagcGGGGTGCAGCCCACCCCGAAGGAGCAGAGCACCCGGCTGGGGGGCTGGTCCTGCTTGCACCCTGGCTGCTCCATGTCCTCCCACCTCTGGCTCAGGCCACAAAACCTTGGGGCCAGTCACCAGAGGGGACAAGTCCAGCACAAGTCCCTGTGCCATTGGCACCTGGGGCAGCCTGGTGGCTCCGGACGCCCCGGGGTGCTCGGACCCATCTCCTCACCCAGCTGGGCTAGGGGAGGGCAATGCTCACCACAAGCAGTGGTCCAGGGTGCAGCCTGGGGTGGGCTGTGTGAAGCTGCTGTTTCTGCCATGGGGGGTGTGAGAGCGGGGGCCAGTGGAAAACCTGACCTCAGCGGAGCCAAATTGTGTCTGAGTCACCCCAGGGCGCCCACCTGAGCGCAGCCGGCTGCTGGCGAGGGAAATTCCCTTGACAAGTCAAGGGTGAACCTCCTCTGAGCTCATtcactttttccccttctgctttTGTCGCTTCTCCCCCAAGACCCCCTGCCCCTCCTCGTGCCCGTCTCAAGGCCCCAGCCACGTGGCTGCTGTGAACCCGGGGACAACAACCGCGGGTCCCCGCGCGCCCCCCGCCTCGCGCGGTGCCACTTccccccccaggagctgcgGTTTGCCACTGACAGCTCAAACCCAAATGCCAAGGCGAGGCAGCcttccctcagcagcagcagacaggcGGGTGTCACTACTCTCATTAAAACCCcattttttcacagcttttctcGGGCAGAAACGTTCAGGTCTGGGACCGTTTGGGATTTTTCCCTCCGAGGAAGAGGCACAGATTTTCACAGGAAGCCGGCTCCATTGAGCCGATGCGGCGAAGCGCTGCCAAGGCACGACTCGCAGAAGGGCTGACATTTCGGAGCAGCATTTGGCGAATGATTAATTCAGAATATCGCCCCGCTGCGCTGGGCTTTGCCAAAACCGGGGATTGATGCGGGGCACAGTCACTCGGAGCGAGAGGCTCTGCAACACGGAGGATTCGCGGGGCTAAAATCCACCCGTGGGGGCCCTCGTGCGTGGGAGCTGAGGGGGGGGTACGGACGGTGGGAACATGTATCCAGATCTCCACACAGGTCCTGATTTGGTTGGCATCTGTGCCAACAAGCCCAGCACCTCTCTGCTCTCCAGGTGCGTGGCaaaggggtgcagcaggagctggggtcAGGGCAACCAGGGTGCCCCCATCCCACCACCAAACCCCAGCAGTGCCCACCGTTGGGTGCCAGCCCTGCATgggcacaaaacacagcactgcccCACACGGCTGCCCTGACCCACAGCGGCTGCCACCAGCCGCATCCTGCAGGGAGGGAGcggggtggcagcagctcagcaccagccccacaAAACCCCCCGGAgccgtgctgcagcccccagacccTCACACGGCTCAGCCAGGAGCAGAACCTTCCCCTGCTGGAGCCGCCACTTGACAGCTTCATTTGCTCAACGTAGAGTGCAAATAATTAAAGCATTATTTAGCATTATTAATGCTAAATTAGAGCATTGTTGCTGGTTGGAGCAGTTATTAAGCAATGCTGTCGAGCACTGACAGTGCTTAATAATTGCTTTATTAAGCTCTAAGGTGTCTGCCCCGACACCAGGCCCTCTGGGGACACCTTTGCTGCGCACCCCCCCAGCTGTGCCCCCCGCGGGGGCAGTGTCCAGAGCCCTGGTGCCCAGGctctccatccctgctgcccaAACCCACTGCACACCTCCCTCGCAGTGCAGCAGTTTTGGGATTTATCAGTGCTGGCTGCGAGCACCACGATGCCGCTGGTGAGGGGCACTTGGGTGCGGGACGGCGATGCCCACCCCCTCCCCGATGGGTGCTGGAGGTCGGGGTGGGCTGAGCCCCGCCGGGAAGGAAGGGGCCAGACCGGGGACTTTGAAACTCCAAGCTTTATTCGGTTGCGTTGGCGGCGGCGTGGCTCACacggagggaggagggaggcgaGGCCGTGGGGGCAGCGGCGGGCGAGGGGAGCCTGCTGGGCTCCCTGCtcccgggggggccgggggctctaGTTGGAGGGGTGGTAGGCGCCGCGCTGGTGCCACTGCATGTCCCGGATGCGCCTGACCGACtggatctgggggtgctgggcgCCGAACTCTGAGCTGTCTTTGTAGTCCCCCTTCTCAAACAGGTACTGGTAGCCCCTGTAGCCGGGGTACTGGTAGCCCACCCACCTGCAAGGCaagcacggggggggggggggggggtcacggCTGTGCAGGGGGCGAGGTGGGCTCAGCGCCCCCTCCCACGGCCCCGTACTCACGTGCCGCTCTGCACCCGCACGGACGAGACCTTCTCCTGGTAGCCGTGCGCGTGGAAGCTGGGCACGTCGTCGTCGATGATTTCGATCTTCTTGCCGGTGAAGCTGGGGTTCTCGTACAGCACGATCTTGTGCTCCTGGCTGTCCTGCAGCGGGGCAGGCAGAGGCCTGGGGTCAGCGCCCGCTGTTCCTGGGGCTGGCCGAGGGGCAaagccccccgggggctgcggggaaaCCGAGGCAAGGGAGCAGCACCACGCGCCGGGCCTCCCCCTGATGTGTCCTCCCGCTCTGTGTCCCCCCAGCTCAGAGACCCGGCACCCCCCAAGGGCACTCCTGGACTTACCAGCAGACGTCCTGAGCTCCTGGGCCACCGCTCCCCATCCCCGTGCTCCCaccgaccccccccccgggggctcccctGGGTCCccatggagctggggcagggtgCACGGGAGGGGTCCTCCTCCgcccgcggggctgggggcccgGGGGAAGGCGGGGGAAGAGTTGTGGCTGCAGACCTTGGTCTGGCGGGTGGGTAGTGGCTGTCTGGGTGCTCTCACCACTTTGATGGGTCTCAGGGAGGTGATGCTGTCGCTTCTCCGGCTGTTGGTCCAGGAGTCCCAGCGGGGGTACTCCCCCTTCTCAAACACAAACTGCTCCCCCTTGCAGCTGGCCTGCTCGTAGCCCACCCAGCTGCGAGAGAGCAGAGGACGAGCTTCAggcggggcagcccccccctTCCCACAGCAGGGGTGCCCCCGACGCGGTGGCCGCCCGACCCCTCTCCGAGAGCACACTTTGGGGAAAAAGGCAGCACCGAGCAACGGGCACCAtccctgcctggccctgctcaGGAGAGGAAGGCAGCCAAAGGGTGGGCGATGCCATGATCAGTGTCcaagcccccccccagctcccctcccagcgagcaggggctggcagcagctcaggatTCACCCCAGGGACAGAGATCCTGGAGGCCGCTcgctgccctccccagcactgCGATACAGCCCTGGGTGAGccgggctggctgctggggctcagcaccgcGGGGACCCCAAAACCTCGTGCCCTGACCCCTCAACACCAGCCGTGGGGAACCCAGGGGGTGCCAGCAGTTGGGGGGGCTCCCCAGGACCCTCTCCCCGCCGAGACGTACGGTCCGGAGTGCACGAGGATGGAGCCCACTTTGTCCACGCCGGCATCCTTCAGGTTGGGGCAGGCGCCGTTGAGCTCATGGCAGCGGCCCTGGAAGTTCTCCTGCTCGAAGATGGCAATCTGCAGGAGAGCGGGGCCGTGAGCAGGGCACAGCAACACCCTGAACCGCATCCCAAAACTTCCAAAACATCCCAAAACAGCCCGCGAGCACCACCCCAGCATCTCCCACTCCCAAGGGCTGCGAGTCCCTGCCGGTGCCTGTCACAGAGGGATGCCTGCACTGACACCGCGCTGAGCAGCCCTGGCTCTCACCTGGGCATCATGGCACAGCTGGGACACAGATCCCACAGACCCCACAGACCCCACAGCACAAATGGGGCCAAGCCATGGTGGGTGCATCCGTGCAGCCCCATGAGCCAAGCGCTGCCAGCTCAGCGCGGATTTCACGGCTCAGTGGGGCGGAGGGAGGGAAACGTGTTGTGTCTGCAccaaggctgggctgggagctgatCCCTTCCAGACAGGCCCccgggtggctgcagcagcagagggggcTCAGGGGGCACAGCCAGGGGGTGATTTGGGTGCTCGGTGAGGCTgaggcggccccggccccgctgcgcaCTGACCTTggagctggctggctgctgcttggaGGCTGGCATCTGGTGTTCGGAAGCCATCCTCAGCCTGGCCGTCTGCTTCTGTGGGAGGAGAGCTCAGGAATTAAAACTGCCACCGAGGATACTCCTGGCACTGAGCCCATGGCCCTAGGTCTGTGCCCCACGCCCGCACCCTGTACCCACTGCTGCTGAACCGCACCAGGGGGCACGCCAAATGGAGCAGCGCGGCCCCAGGCTCCCGCACATCTCCCCAGGTTCTGCAGCAGCCCCAAGCCCCAGCCTGGCTTTGCATGGCCAAGGTCCCTGCTCCAAGCTGTTCACGGGACAGAGCCCCCCGTGCCCCACGGAGGGGTCCCGGTGACAgtcccagcacagagccacctGCGGTGGAGCTGCAGAGGGGCTCAGCCCGGAGCGAGGGCACGAGTGAGCTTGGGGTGGTCCCGGGATGCTCTCAGAGCATCCCAACTGCTGCTTGTGAGGTTTTTCCCTCAGTTCCTACTCAGTGAGCTACAGCCGAGGCATCCCAGCTCCGAGCTGCGTGCAGGTGGGAGCAGCGCTGCTGCAGGCCGGggtggaaacaaaaacaaaaaggcgAGGACAAAAAGAGAGAGCTCTTACCAGTTGTACCAGTACCCGCTTGAGCCAGTGAAGGGCTGGGACCGAGAGGGGCAATTTATACTGCGCTGCAGGAGAGCAGTGCCCGAGCTATTTACAGCACGATTCAAAGCGGGAATGCAGGATTAAACCCAATGAAAACCGGGGTCAGCTGACGCGCCGCGGCCATTgtctccccaaaaccccaagTCGCGGAGTTATTTCATTAGCTTTCACATTCGAGTCGCCCGCTTTGTTGGGTTTGTTGGCAAGGAGATTTGGAGTTTGCCTGCATCAGCCGAATGCATGCCAAGACCCAGCCCGGCCCTTGCAAACAAAGCCCCCGCCAGCCCCGCTTCAGGAGTTTTGGAGCCAGGGACTTGATCCCTCCAACCAGCCGGTGCTGCCCCAGCGCTGGAAGCACCAAAATCTGCTGAGGTCGGCTCTTTCCTTGCGCAATAAAACTGCCCGGAGCTCTcaaacagccccaaaacaccTGACTCTGCCCGGCTGCGCCTCCCCAGCCAgggagagcccccagcacagcgcTGGGGTCCTGCGGGGTCCCTGGGTCTGGGGGCACAACGGGAGGGAacaggggagcagggcagcaccaggacccTGGAGGCACAGCACCAGTGCCAGGTATCGGGGGCCCCTTCCATTAGTCCCCTGCCCTTTCTGGGGCCCCCGTGCAGTGCCTACAGCCACCCCCAAGGAGGGGACCTTCCCTTGTCACCCCAGCAGGTGTCACACAGCATTAGAGGGGCCCAGCCCCACTCCCTTCCGCACACAGCATGTCCTGGGGGGCCAGCCCCAGCCAAGTGCCGCAGCCCCCAGCGGTatctccagcctctcctcctgccccaggatCCCGGGGTGACCGCGGGGCTCCTCCACCAGGTGATTCCCATCACAGCCTGCCCCGATGCACGCCCAGCCCGAGGGCAGCATCACACAGGGGTCGGTCCCCAcagtctgcagctgctgtgggtgcCCAGGGAGCCCCAGCCACACGCAGCAGGGCCACACCGAGCTGCAGATGCTGCAGGTGACCATGCAGCTCTGCAAGAAATTGCTTCACACCACAGCCTGGTTTTGGCAGGTCTGCTTTGTGACCGAGTGCCCACCACAtttgccagccctgctgcaggaccctgctccatccctggggCCCGGGGGCTGCGCAGCCTCACgtccaccaccacccccagctctgTGGCTGGTTCATGGGCCCAGCACAGGGCACTCACAGCCCCACGGCTGCCCCTGTGCCCCTCGAGGCCATCTCCTGTCCCTGCCAACAGCCCCAGACGGTGCccgtcccccagccccatccagggGGGATCACAGACCCAGGGACAAagctcaggctgcagctcccaTCCCGTTCCCAAATGCCAGGGCTCGTGGCAGGGACTGCCCCAAGGCTCTGCCCCGCTGCCTGGCCCAGCCCATggcagccccatcccagccAACTGGGACCAGTACGGGGGgaagctgggggtgccccagtAGAGCCCCAACTGTTCCTGGCTGGCCCCAGGGCCACGTGTGCCCCCACAGCCGAGGCTGCTCAAGGCTGTGCCATGCCCGGCTCCCTGCTGGCACCCCGGGGGCTGCACTGGGGCCACGTGTGAAAAGCTGCAAGTTGTGGGTGcgaggtgctggggcagccccaggctgggTTAGGGACAGTGCAGGGTGcggggctcagccctgcctgcaggacaAGCCACCCTCGGGGGTGTGTGGGGGCCTGGCACCATCCAGGGATGGGCGATCCCATCCCTGGTGCGCCCCAGGACCCCCAGACCCCGCTGTGCCTCTCATTTGGAGGCGAGCCTGCAgccagaggcagcagggaaggagcctTCACCCCATGCCCAACGCACACGAGCAGCAGTCCCACGGCCCAGGCAGATGTttggagaaggggagaaaaaaaaaatcccagcagtAGCCCTTGGCAAGCCCCAGAGGACGGGCTCGGGGCACTGCAGCTGCCCCTGGCGCGGGGCCGGCTCTGCGCTGCCCTGCACACCCCGCACCCCGAGCCACGGCACCAGGGGCTGTTGGTTTTGGAAGGCAGCAGCCTTTACGCAACGCCGAGCGCTCGCACTTTGCACACTCCTGCTTTGTGCACAGAGGCTGGGCACTGCCCCGGCCCCCTCCTCGCCCCGCTGGAGCAGAGGGCTCAAaacactgcacacacacacccccagcCCGCATCCAGCCCCCACCAGGCAGGCTcccagcagcctccagctcagAGCTTTATTGAGGTTTTTGCACAAAATAAACACCAAGGTCACGGCGCCGGCTGCAGCACACGTCAGCCTGCCCCCGGCGTGCCGGGCGGTGctgggggcgcggggccgg belongs to Aythya fuligula isolate bAytFul2 chromosome 17, bAytFul2.pri, whole genome shotgun sequence and includes:
- the CRYBB2 gene encoding beta-crystallin B2 isoform X1; translation: MASEHQMPASKQQPASSKIAIFEQENFQGRCHELNGACPNLKDAGVDKVGSILVHSGPWVGYEQASCKGEQFVFEKGEYPRWDSWTNSRRSDSITSLRPIKVVRAPRQPLPTRQTKDSQEHKIVLYENPSFTGKKIEIIDDDVPSFHAHGYQEKVSSVRVQSGTWVGYQYPGYRGYQYLFEKGDYKDSSEFGAQHPQIQSVRRIRDMQWHQRGAYHPSN
- the CRYBB2 gene encoding beta-crystallin B2 isoform X2; amino-acid sequence: MASEHQMPASKQQPASSKIAIFEQENFQGRCHELNGACPNLKDAGVDKVGSILVHSGPWVGYEQASCKGEQFVFEKGEYPRWDSWTNSRRSDSITSLRPIKVDSQEHKIVLYENPSFTGKKIEIIDDDVPSFHAHGYQEKVSSVRVQSGTWVGYQYPGYRGYQYLFEKGDYKDSSEFGAQHPQIQSVRRIRDMQWHQRGAYHPSN